In Streptomyces longhuiensis, the following proteins share a genomic window:
- a CDS encoding DUF624 domain-containing protein, with the protein MATALSPGRFADRGLLRRLEFVAYPAAAGAAFAVLALGVVTWLPALAALARALQRWRTDGDSRVFSGVLRAFPHYWRSLWRHGLLSTGVVALLAVNSAYLLGSSSPYAFVLLAAQAGIAAAVVVHHTALAACAGIAPEASVGAWTRGALAVSFGSPARGTALLGAVVSAVLLSLVVPLGPLLLGPSVPVLLALSFADPSPTGRNPA; encoded by the coding sequence ATGGCGACCGCTCTCTCACCGGGCCGCTTCGCGGACCGGGGGCTGCTGCGGCGGCTCGAGTTCGTGGCGTATCCGGCGGCCGCCGGGGCGGCGTTCGCGGTGCTGGCGCTCGGGGTCGTGACCTGGCTGCCCGCCCTCGCCGCGCTTGCCCGGGCCCTCCAGCGCTGGCGCACGGACGGCGACAGCCGTGTGTTCTCAGGCGTGCTCAGGGCCTTTCCGCACTACTGGCGGTCGCTGTGGCGGCACGGACTGCTCTCCACCGGAGTCGTCGCGCTGCTGGCCGTCAACAGCGCCTATCTGCTGGGTAGTTCGAGCCCGTACGCCTTCGTGCTCCTCGCCGCGCAGGCGGGTATCGCGGCGGCCGTCGTGGTGCATCACACCGCGCTCGCGGCCTGTGCGGGCATCGCTCCCGAGGCGTCCGTCGGCGCGTGGACGCGCGGCGCGCTCGCTGTCTCCTTCGGCTCGCCCGCCCGCGGCACCGCGCTCCTCGGCGCCGTCGTCTCCGCCGTACTGCTCTCGCTCGTCGTCCCGCTCGGCCCGCTGCTCCTGGGGCCGAGCGTGCCCGTTCTGCTCGCCCTGTCCTTCGCCGATCCGTCCCCGACCGGAAGGAACCCCGCATGA
- a CDS encoding heparinase II/III domain-containing protein gives MAAVKRIPRERGGWWHAYVCPAHGVELDHGDVLGGAFPEDGTRCPRGCRVDTPAVRGAWTVLSHQAWARRIRVLAERGEDTDAVAGLVEYTALYAELAGRHHDDAQPWMLRGRLFHQALTDAIWAVNIGHAAWTLAARGSAELTAVLPLLDELERAALDARDVLVARGDLASNYTTWLTAAGIVAGRAAAAVRGVPWDGAKQWLEGPHGLYAHLRACVADDGWEWEGSAYYHGFVLRAALLALRGTDPSALPGDVAARLAGMVDVLAAIATDGGVLPALHDGPYLRDPLSLEWLELCFLARQFMPAPRLDAVAARARADLAGADDGLDRLLDGWFTGSPLPERSAPAPVTVFGDAGYAVVRAAGVHAVLDFGPHGGSHGHRDKLSLYLYGATAPWQPDPGQVPYAHEEFRDLYASTAAHPSFRVDGAEQAECVGTLLNADDTSATAEVTTAYEGVRAVRRVEAGTCHLVDVLTVTGEGDALGRVAAHLRPGVALDLQVQASGPVRTTWYGDELLHGWHTASTPVRPFCRPGPGPADDPQQQRTWVDFTARDATRIVFASVYQSASAGPAVTDVRLTEDGLIVSLADGSRRVHRTEA, from the coding sequence ATGGCCGCGGTGAAGCGGATCCCCCGCGAGCGCGGCGGCTGGTGGCACGCGTACGTGTGCCCGGCGCACGGCGTCGAGCTCGACCACGGCGACGTCCTCGGCGGCGCGTTCCCCGAGGACGGCACGCGATGTCCGCGCGGCTGCCGAGTGGACACCCCCGCCGTGCGCGGCGCCTGGACCGTCCTCTCCCACCAGGCGTGGGCCCGCCGCATCCGTGTCCTGGCCGAACGCGGCGAGGACACGGATGCGGTGGCCGGACTCGTCGAATACACCGCTCTGTACGCGGAGTTGGCGGGTCGCCACCATGACGACGCGCAGCCGTGGATGCTGCGCGGCCGGCTGTTCCACCAGGCGCTCACCGACGCGATCTGGGCCGTGAACATCGGACACGCGGCATGGACGCTCGCCGCACGCGGCTCGGCCGAGCTCACCGCCGTCCTCCCCCTCCTCGACGAGCTGGAGCGGGCGGCTCTCGACGCCCGGGACGTGCTGGTCGCACGGGGCGACCTGGCATCCAACTACACGACGTGGCTGACCGCGGCGGGGATCGTCGCGGGGCGGGCCGCCGCGGCTGTGCGGGGCGTCCCCTGGGACGGGGCGAAGCAGTGGCTGGAGGGCCCGCACGGGCTGTACGCCCATCTGCGGGCCTGCGTCGCGGACGACGGCTGGGAGTGGGAAGGCAGCGCGTACTACCACGGGTTCGTGCTGCGCGCGGCGCTCCTCGCGCTGCGCGGCACCGACCCCTCGGCGCTGCCCGGCGACGTGGCCGCCCGCCTCGCCGGCATGGTCGACGTCCTGGCCGCGATCGCCACGGACGGCGGTGTCCTGCCCGCCCTGCACGACGGCCCGTATCTGCGTGACCCGCTCTCGCTGGAGTGGCTCGAACTCTGTTTCCTGGCACGGCAGTTCATGCCCGCGCCACGTTTGGACGCGGTGGCGGCGCGGGCTCGCGCGGATCTCGCGGGCGCGGACGACGGCCTGGACCGGCTCCTCGACGGCTGGTTCACGGGCTCCCCGCTCCCGGAGCGCTCCGCACCCGCTCCGGTCACGGTGTTCGGCGACGCGGGATACGCCGTCGTGCGCGCCGCGGGCGTCCACGCCGTCCTCGACTTCGGACCGCACGGCGGCTCGCACGGCCACCGCGACAAGCTCTCCCTGTACCTGTACGGGGCGACGGCGCCCTGGCAGCCCGATCCCGGCCAAGTCCCGTACGCGCACGAGGAGTTCCGCGACCTGTACGCCTCCACGGCAGCCCATCCCTCGTTCCGCGTGGACGGCGCCGAGCAGGCCGAGTGCGTGGGCACGCTGCTGAACGCGGACGACACGTCGGCCACGGCCGAGGTGACCACGGCCTACGAAGGGGTCCGCGCGGTCCGGCGGGTCGAGGCGGGCACCTGCCACCTGGTCGACGTACTGACGGTGACGGGAGAGGGGGACGCACTCGGACGGGTCGCGGCACACCTGCGGCCCGGCGTCGCCCTCGACCTCCAGGTGCAGGCGTCCGGTCCGGTGCGCACCACCTGGTACGGGGACGAGCTGCTGCACGGCTGGCACACCGCGTCCACACCCGTCCGGCCCTTCTGCCGGCCGGGTCCAGGTCCTGCCGACGATCCCCAGCAGCAGCGCACCTGGGTCGACTTCACCGCCCGGGACGCGACGCGGATCGTCTTCGCGTCGGTGTACCAGTCGGCGTCCGCCGGGCCCGCCGTGACGGACGTCCGGCTGACCGAGGACGGCCTGATCGTCTCCCTGGCCGACGGCTCCCGCCGCGTGCACCGGACGGAGGCCTGA
- a CDS encoding SDR family NAD(P)-dependent oxidoreductase codes for MSVDLQDSRALVTGAGHGIGRAIAVGLAAAGCDVAVHFHSSPEEAERTVAAIESLGRRAKAFRADVTVTADVDRLVAEATGFLGGLDVLVCNAGHLIGRATVAEMSDEHFERVVDTNLTSTFRTCRAALPHLTGSAAGRIVTMSSLAAHNGGGPGSVPYAAAKAGIRGFTKALAKEVAGAGITVNAVAPGFIKGTAFHDTFTAPEAQQAMEAGIPVGRAGTPEDVAAAVVHLASPASGFLTGTTLDIDGGVWPR; via the coding sequence ATGTCTGTTGATCTCCAAGACTCCCGTGCGCTCGTGACGGGCGCCGGCCACGGCATCGGCCGTGCCATCGCCGTCGGACTCGCCGCGGCCGGCTGTGACGTCGCCGTGCACTTCCACAGCTCGCCCGAGGAGGCCGAGCGGACCGTCGCCGCGATCGAGTCGCTCGGCCGCCGTGCCAAGGCCTTTCGCGCGGACGTCACGGTGACCGCCGACGTGGACCGCCTCGTCGCGGAAGCCACCGGATTCCTCGGCGGCCTCGACGTCCTGGTCTGCAACGCCGGGCACCTCATCGGGCGGGCCACCGTCGCCGAGATGAGCGACGAGCACTTCGAGCGGGTCGTCGACACCAATCTGACGTCCACGTTCCGCACCTGCCGCGCCGCGCTCCCCCACCTCACCGGGTCGGCGGCCGGCCGCATCGTCACCATGTCGTCGCTGGCCGCCCACAACGGCGGCGGGCCCGGCTCCGTGCCGTACGCGGCGGCGAAGGCCGGGATCCGCGGCTTCACCAAGGCCCTGGCCAAGGAGGTCGCGGGGGCGGGCATCACGGTGAACGCGGTCGCGCCCGGCTTCATCAAGGGCACCGCGTTCCATGACACGTTCACCGCGCCCGAGGCCCAGCAGGCGATGGAGGCGGGGATCCCCGTCGGCCGCGCGGGCACACCCGAGGACGTGGCCGCCGCCGTGGTCCATCTCGCCTCCCCGGCCTCCGGTTTCCTGACGGGCACGACCCTCGACATCGACGGTGGCGTATGGCCGCGGTGA
- a CDS encoding DUF1565 domain-containing protein: MSRTARTVLVAALTAAAPLALPAHPAAAATAYYVGPSGSDTNAGTSASAPLATIQHALDLAPSGAVVHLAAGTYRQDAVTRRANVTVTGPSSAVVKGAGNARVIQVQHDGTVLDGFTVDGLHGSSTSLDGYRLKLVYVMSTTPGNGVGGLRITGMTLKNAADECLRLRYLVTGAEVSGNTITDCGVADFRFGAGGKNGEGIYLGTAPEQQGDNGAPDAAPDVSRNNRIDHNTIATRGNECVDLKENSTNNYVEYNDCSQQRDSSSAGLDARGSGNIFRYNTVHDNTGAGIRLGGDTATDGVDTSVYGNTITTNAGGGIKFMRTPQGPVCTNKMSGNTGGDAVGTYGSAYDPTGPCPA, encoded by the coding sequence ATGAGCCGCACCGCCCGTACCGTGCTCGTCGCCGCCCTCACGGCGGCCGCCCCGCTCGCGTTACCCGCGCACCCCGCCGCCGCGGCGACCGCGTACTACGTCGGCCCTTCGGGCAGCGACACCAACGCCGGTACGTCCGCGTCCGCTCCCCTCGCCACGATCCAGCACGCCCTCGACCTCGCCCCGTCCGGCGCGGTCGTCCATCTGGCCGCGGGAACGTACCGGCAGGACGCCGTCACCCGCAGGGCGAACGTCACCGTGACCGGCCCGTCGAGCGCGGTCGTCAAGGGCGCGGGCAACGCCCGCGTCATCCAGGTGCAGCACGACGGCACCGTCCTCGACGGCTTCACCGTCGACGGCCTGCACGGCTCGTCGACGTCCCTGGACGGCTACCGGCTCAAGCTCGTCTACGTCATGAGCACCACCCCGGGCAACGGCGTCGGCGGGCTGCGCATCACCGGCATGACGCTCAAGAACGCCGCCGACGAATGTCTGCGCCTGCGCTATCTGGTGACGGGCGCCGAGGTGTCGGGCAACACGATCACGGACTGCGGCGTCGCCGACTTCCGCTTCGGCGCGGGCGGCAAGAACGGCGAGGGAATCTACCTGGGCACGGCCCCCGAGCAGCAGGGCGACAACGGCGCTCCGGACGCGGCGCCCGACGTGAGCCGCAACAACCGCATCGACCACAACACGATCGCCACGCGCGGCAACGAGTGTGTCGACCTCAAGGAGAACTCGACGAACAACTACGTCGAGTACAACGACTGTTCCCAGCAGCGCGACTCCAGTTCGGCCGGCCTCGACGCCCGGGGAAGCGGGAACATCTTCCGCTACAACACCGTGCACGACAACACGGGCGCCGGGATCCGGCTCGGCGGTGACACCGCGACCGACGGCGTCGACACCAGCGTGTACGGCAACACCATCACCACGAATGCGGGCGGCGGCATCAAGTTCATGCGCACGCCCCAAGGCCCCGTCTGCACCAACAAGATGAGCGGCAACACGGGCGGCGATGCCGTGGGCACCTATGGCAGCGCGTACGACCCGACCGGCCCCTGCCCCGCCTGA